A single region of the Streptomyces vilmorinianum genome encodes:
- a CDS encoding HtaA domain-containing protein yields the protein MLLSRPARALAVTLFAALLGPLLPAAAAQAADRTVQGGRLDWGIKSSFQSYVTGPIAHGSWNLTGGAATVGGSQFRFHSAQGSYDPASGAFEAGFTGGVHFLGHRRTDGTHELDLTISRPRVRIEGGRGTLYADMASKAKETGTVTTSAQVPLASLDLSGIDMRGGGSPISLTHVPATLTSRGAQAFAGYYTAGTPLDPISLTVDVKAPAAAPTATKSPEPSASSPAASGTFRDAAVDWGVRRTFREYVTGSVAQGKWTLSGGAQDGGALFRFPQGKGTYDPRKQTLAATFAGTVRFTGTHIDLALGAVAVEVTGGKGTLSADVTSGGTTEKAVPLITFAAGDFAPRNGLAALTEAPATLTEGGAKAFGGMYKAGTEMDPVSLAVAVDAKAQLPALPDLGSDAKPSPSATASASASASASGAAAKTAAAGDSPGTVTYLAIGAGVLLAAAIAVFAAVRRRRTSPSH from the coding sequence GGCCGCGGACCGTACCGTGCAGGGTGGCAGACTCGACTGGGGAATAAAATCCTCCTTCCAGAGCTATGTCACGGGCCCCATCGCACACGGCAGTTGGAACCTCACCGGAGGCGCCGCCACCGTCGGCGGCAGCCAGTTCCGCTTCCACTCCGCCCAGGGCTCCTACGACCCCGCGAGCGGCGCCTTCGAGGCCGGCTTCACGGGCGGGGTGCACTTCCTCGGCCACCGCAGGACCGACGGCACCCACGAACTGGATCTGACGATCAGCCGGCCCCGCGTACGGATCGAGGGCGGACGCGGCACGCTGTACGCCGACATGGCGAGCAAGGCCAAGGAGACGGGGACGGTCACGACCTCCGCCCAGGTCCCGCTCGCCTCGCTCGACCTGTCCGGCATCGACATGCGCGGCGGCGGCAGCCCGATCTCGCTCACCCACGTGCCCGCGACCCTGACCTCGCGGGGCGCGCAGGCCTTCGCCGGCTACTACACCGCCGGGACGCCGCTCGACCCGATCAGCCTCACCGTCGACGTCAAGGCGCCGGCCGCCGCGCCGACGGCCACCAAGTCCCCCGAACCGTCGGCGAGTTCACCGGCCGCCTCCGGAACCTTCCGGGACGCCGCCGTCGACTGGGGCGTGCGCCGCACCTTCCGCGAGTACGTCACCGGCTCCGTCGCCCAGGGCAAGTGGACCCTGTCGGGCGGCGCCCAGGACGGCGGCGCGCTCTTCCGCTTCCCGCAGGGGAAGGGCACGTACGACCCGAGGAAGCAGACCCTCGCCGCCACCTTCGCGGGCACCGTCCGCTTCACCGGTACCCACATCGACCTCGCGCTCGGCGCGGTCGCGGTCGAGGTGACCGGCGGCAAGGGCACGCTCAGCGCCGATGTCACCAGTGGCGGCACGACCGAGAAAGCCGTGCCCCTGATCACCTTCGCCGCCGGGGACTTCGCGCCAAGGAACGGCCTCGCCGCACTGACCGAGGCGCCCGCGACCCTCACGGAGGGCGGCGCCAAGGCGTTCGGCGGGATGTACAAGGCCGGGACGGAGATGGACCCCGTCTCTCTGGCCGTCGCCGTCGACGCGAAGGCCCAGCTGCCCGCGCTGCCGGACCTGGGCAGCGACGCCAAGCCCTCGCCCTCGGCCACGGCTTCGGCCTCCGCTTCGGCTTCCGCTTCGGGGGCCGCCGCGAAGACGGCCGCCGCGGGCGATTCGCCCGGCACGGTCACGTACCTCGCCATCGGCGCGGGCGTGCTTCTGGCCGCCGCGATCGCCGTGTTCGCCGCCGTACGCCGTCGCCGTACCTCTCCCTCCCACTGA
- a CDS encoding HtaA domain-containing protein — MATPTRRPFTLAAAVATAAALGASVFALPALAADGAPVIELKEGTLDWGFKESFRRYLASPMAQGRTTVEGGAKQAADNGVFTFVDGTGTYDTGTHATANAFKGGVHFEAHGGVLDITLSDVKLTTKGASAPTGEITADVVTRGDDGKFVTRDDIAIAALDMTGVRPGQGAGGAMVFKDIPAKLTKGGAEAFAGFYKEGDALDPATLTVKPGGTTTPTPTPTPTPTKTPTPTPTPTPTPTPTPTRTTAPPTTAPTTQPTAQPTTGTPSVVNGKLTWGVKESWRTYVVDTCGGTATATGGATRNGSVYDFAFGSGRLDANTRKADAAFDGTLRFECAAHGIDWSVGDVKVKADGSAGTLVADVTTAKGTKNDVTFADLDLSKADYTAKNGVVTLANIPATLTKDGAAQFAGPNGEAFYRPGTAIDPVTVALSVDEDATLPTTTGGTTTGGTSGGSSTTGGSSTTTGGTVGGSGSLAATGAGVPTGTLLGAAGATALAGAAVVLAVRRRSTES; from the coding sequence ATGGCCACACCCACCCGCCGCCCCTTCACCCTCGCCGCGGCCGTCGCCACCGCGGCGGCCCTCGGGGCGAGCGTCTTCGCCCTGCCCGCCCTCGCGGCGGACGGCGCCCCCGTCATCGAGCTGAAGGAAGGGACGCTGGACTGGGGCTTCAAGGAGTCCTTCCGCAGGTACCTCGCCTCGCCGATGGCCCAGGGGAGGACCACGGTCGAGGGAGGCGCGAAGCAGGCGGCCGACAACGGCGTCTTCACCTTCGTGGACGGCACCGGTACGTACGACACCGGGACGCACGCCACCGCCAACGCCTTCAAGGGCGGCGTCCACTTCGAGGCCCACGGCGGTGTCCTCGACATCACGCTCTCCGACGTGAAGCTGACCACCAAGGGCGCCTCCGCGCCGACCGGCGAGATCACCGCCGACGTGGTCACCAGGGGCGACGACGGAAAGTTCGTCACCCGCGACGACATCGCCATCGCCGCCCTCGACATGACCGGGGTGCGACCGGGCCAGGGCGCGGGCGGCGCGATGGTCTTCAAGGACATACCGGCGAAGCTGACCAAGGGCGGGGCGGAGGCCTTCGCGGGCTTCTACAAGGAGGGCGACGCGCTCGACCCCGCGACGCTGACGGTGAAGCCGGGCGGCACCACCACCCCCACGCCGACCCCGACCCCCACGCCGACGAAGACCCCCACTCCCACCCCGACCCCCACCCCGACCCCCACGCCGACTCCGACGAGGACCACGGCGCCTCCGACCACCGCCCCCACCACGCAGCCCACCGCCCAGCCGACCACGGGCACCCCGTCCGTGGTGAACGGCAAGCTCACCTGGGGCGTCAAGGAGTCCTGGCGCACGTACGTCGTGGACACCTGCGGAGGCACGGCGACGGCGACCGGCGGCGCGACGAGGAACGGCTCGGTGTACGACTTCGCCTTCGGCTCGGGCCGGCTCGACGCGAACACCCGCAAGGCCGACGCGGCCTTCGACGGCACCCTCCGCTTCGAGTGCGCCGCGCACGGCATCGACTGGAGCGTCGGTGACGTGAAGGTGAAGGCCGACGGCTCGGCCGGCACGCTCGTCGCCGACGTCACCACCGCCAAGGGCACGAAGAACGACGTGACCTTCGCCGACCTCGACCTCTCGAAGGCCGACTACACGGCGAAGAACGGTGTCGTCACCCTCGCGAACATCCCGGCCACGCTGACGAAGGACGGCGCGGCCCAGTTCGCGGGCCCGAACGGCGAGGCCTTCTACCGGCCGGGCACCGCCATCGACCCGGTGACCGTGGCCCTCTCCGTGGACGAGGACGCCACGCTGCCGACCACGACCGGCGGGACGACGACTGGTGGGACGAGCGGTGGCAGCTCGACCACGGGCGGATCGTCCACCACCACCGGCGGCACGGTCGGCGGCTCCGGCTCCCTCGCCGCCACCGGCGCGGGCGTACCGACCGGCACCCTGCTCGGCGCGGCCGGCGCCACGGCCCTCGCGGGCGCGGCCGTCGTCCTCGCCGTCCGGCGCCGCTCGACGGAGTCCTGA